A region from the Alosa alosa isolate M-15738 ecotype Scorff River chromosome 7, AALO_Geno_1.1, whole genome shotgun sequence genome encodes:
- the LOC125296983 gene encoding F-box only protein 48 isoform X2 codes for MLLSMRAEDQRNFTEALPPEMTLRIFSELDVRSLCRASLTCKQWNHLIEGSDSLWRNHCLTVLAVCNKEVTGDRQEGLSWKVTLVRNYQKSRAKKNWMKGRFSHVRSADQIPPNSMYPFDVETWGEILEAELER; via the exons ATGCTGTTGTCCATGAGAGCGGAAGACCAGCGCAACTTCACGGAGGCCTTACCACCAGAGATGACCCTGAGGATCTTCAGCGAACTGGACGTTCGGAGTCTGTGTCGGGCCTCGCTCACCTGCAAGCAGTGGAACCATCTTATCGAGGGCAGTGACAGCCTCTGGCGGAACCACTGCCTTACGGTTCTAGCCGTGTGCAACAAAGAGGTCACCGGGGACCGACAGGAAGGCCTGTCCTGGAAG GTCACCCTGGTGCGTAACTACCAGAAGAGCCGTGCCAAGAAGAACTGGATGAAGGGCCGGTTCAGCCATGTGAGGTCAGCTGACCAGATCCCTCCCAACAGCATGTACCCGTTCGACGTGGAGACCTGGGGGGAGATCCTGGAGGCCGAGCTGGAGCGATAG
- the LOC125296983 gene encoding F-box only protein 48 isoform X1, with amino-acid sequence MKQETMRSSPFPTSSTPDKLSEELSMLLSMRAEDQRNFTEALPPEMTLRIFSELDVRSLCRASLTCKQWNHLIEGSDSLWRNHCLTVLAVCNKEVTGDRQEGLSWKVTLVRNYQKSRAKKNWMKGRFSHVRSADQIPPNSMYPFDVETWGEILEAELER; translated from the exons ATGAAACAAGAAACAATGAGGAGTTCACCATTCCCCACGTCTTCGACCCCAGATAAACTATCTGAAG AACTATCCATGCTGTTGTCCATGAGAGCGGAAGACCAGCGCAACTTCACGGAGGCCTTACCACCAGAGATGACCCTGAGGATCTTCAGCGAACTGGACGTTCGGAGTCTGTGTCGGGCCTCGCTCACCTGCAAGCAGTGGAACCATCTTATCGAGGGCAGTGACAGCCTCTGGCGGAACCACTGCCTTACGGTTCTAGCCGTGTGCAACAAAGAGGTCACCGGGGACCGACAGGAAGGCCTGTCCTGGAAG GTCACCCTGGTGCGTAACTACCAGAAGAGCCGTGCCAAGAAGAACTGGATGAAGGGCCGGTTCAGCCATGTGAGGTCAGCTGACCAGATCCCTCCCAACAGCATGTACCCGTTCGACGTGGAGACCTGGGGGGAGATCCTGGAGGCCGAGCTGGAGCGATAG
- the cnrip1a gene encoding CB1 cannabinoid receptor-interacting protein 1a, with protein sequence MADIPPVINISISLKIQPNEGPVFFKVDGTRFGQSRTIKLLTGSKYKIRVALKPTNAEPGTMGIGSVKFPLEVETKDEESVVYTGLYDTEGVPHTKSGERQPIQVFIEFKDAGMFETVWQVKFYNYYKREHCQFGNNFNCIEYEVKPNETRSLMWINKEAFL encoded by the exons atGGCCGACATCCCGCCTGTTATAAACATCTCGATCTCACTGAAAATCCAGCCGAATGAAGGACCGGTGTTCTTTAAAGTAGATGGGACGAGGTTCGGACAGAGCAGGACAATTAAATTGCTAACTGGGTCCAAATACAAAATTCGGGTAGCGTTGAAGCCGACGAACGCTGAACCAGG AACCATGGGTATCGGCAGCGTCAAATTCCCCCTGGAGGTGGAGACCAAAGACGAGGAATCGGTAGTGTACACCGGGCTCTATGACACGGAGGGCGTGCCGCACACCAAAAGCGGGGAGAGGCAACCTATTCAGGTCTTCATAGAG TTCAAAGACGCCGGCATGTTTGAGACCGTCTGGCAGGTGAAGTTCTACAACTACTACAAGCGGGAGCACTGTCAGTTTGGCAACAATTTCAACTGCATCGAGTACGAGGTCAAGCCAAACGAGACGCGCAGCCTAATGTGGATCAATAAGGAGGCCTTCCTCTAG